A window of the Catenulispora sp. GP43 genome harbors these coding sequences:
- the purQ gene encoding phosphoribosylformylglycinamidine synthase subunit PurQ: protein MPARIGVVTFPGTLDDQQALRAAAAVGAEPVALWHKEQDLHQVDAVVLPGGFSYGDYLRAGAIARFSPVMDTIIDAARGGLPVLGICNGFQVLCEAHLLEGAMIRNGDLHFINRDVTLRIENNRTAWTSDYEAGAEAVIPIKNMDGRFVADEHTLDALEAEGRVLARYTANPNGAARDIAGITNAAGNVVGLMPHPEYAIDDLTGPHPGPGTDGLPFFTSILKSLVSA, encoded by the coding sequence ATGCCCGCGCGCATCGGCGTCGTCACCTTCCCCGGGACCCTGGACGACCAGCAGGCGCTGCGCGCCGCGGCGGCGGTCGGGGCCGAGCCGGTGGCGCTGTGGCACAAGGAGCAGGACCTGCACCAGGTGGACGCGGTCGTGCTGCCCGGTGGCTTCTCCTACGGCGACTACCTGCGCGCCGGCGCCATCGCCCGGTTCTCCCCGGTGATGGACACGATCATCGACGCCGCCCGCGGCGGCCTGCCGGTCCTGGGCATCTGCAACGGCTTCCAGGTCCTGTGCGAGGCGCACCTGCTGGAAGGCGCGATGATCCGCAACGGCGACCTGCACTTCATCAACCGCGACGTCACCCTGCGGATCGAGAACAACCGCACCGCGTGGACCTCGGACTACGAGGCCGGCGCCGAGGCGGTCATCCCGATCAAGAACATGGACGGCCGCTTCGTCGCCGACGAGCACACGCTCGACGCGCTGGAGGCCGAGGGCCGGGTGCTGGCGCGCTACACCGCCAACCCGAACGGCGCCGCGCGCGACATCGCCGGCATCACCAACGCCGCCGGCAACGTGGTCGGCCTGATGCCGCACCCCGAGTACGCCATCGACGACCTGACCGGCCCCCACCCGGGTCCGGGCACCGACGGCCTGCCGTTCTTCACCTCGATCCTCAAGAGCTTGGTTTCCGCATGA
- the purS gene encoding phosphoribosylformylglycinamidine synthase subunit PurS, producing the protein MARVLVDVMLKPEILDPQGQAVQRALPRMGFDSVTNVRQGKRFELELADADPATLRATAEQMAEKLLANTVIEDFKVTVLSSDVENA; encoded by the coding sequence GTGGCCCGCGTCCTCGTCGACGTCATGCTCAAGCCCGAGATCCTCGACCCCCAGGGCCAGGCGGTGCAGCGCGCACTGCCTCGCATGGGCTTCGACTCCGTCACCAACGTCCGCCAGGGCAAGCGCTTCGAGCTGGAGCTCGCGGACGCCGACCCGGCCACCCTGCGGGCCACCGCCGAGCAGATGGCCGAGAAGCTGCTCGCCAACACCGTGATCGAGGACTTCAAGGTCACGGTGCTGTCGTCCGACGTCGAGAACGCCTGA
- a CDS encoding TDT family transporter, giving the protein MIQLPVTSTTPVSPTAHRPRGAGPASRWSGVAARDVFRRVGPNWYASVMGTAIIANAGAGLPGFERGVPRAAATAVWALAALWLAVVLAARAAHWRWHADQARRDILDPAVAPFYGCLSMALTAVSAGTMIVGRAWIGTGAALGLAWTLWLAGTLVGLATTVVVPYLMMTRHELPEGSAAPAWLLAIVAPMVSAATGPQLIPHLAAGQARETMLLGCYAMFGISLLATMIILPVVFAKLVHHKVGAAIAAPGLFLVLGPLGQSVTAVNNLADVAHGAVSPQLAAALKPFAVIYGVPVLGFAMIWLLMALLVVADVAKRGLPFAMTWWAFTFPVGTCVTGATGLWRHTGLAAYAWLACALYVLLVGAWAVTAVRTARGAASGELLLGRAEAHITAGRLGITATQ; this is encoded by the coding sequence ATGATCCAGCTTCCGGTGACGTCGACGACTCCGGTCTCCCCGACGGCCCACCGCCCCCGCGGCGCCGGACCGGCCTCCCGATGGTCCGGCGTCGCCGCGCGCGACGTCTTCCGCCGCGTCGGACCGAACTGGTACGCCTCCGTCATGGGCACGGCGATCATCGCCAACGCCGGCGCGGGGCTGCCGGGGTTCGAGCGCGGCGTCCCCCGCGCGGCCGCCACCGCGGTCTGGGCGCTGGCCGCGCTCTGGCTCGCGGTGGTCCTGGCGGCCCGGGCCGCGCACTGGCGCTGGCACGCCGACCAGGCCCGCCGCGACATCCTCGACCCCGCCGTCGCCCCGTTCTACGGCTGCCTGTCGATGGCGCTGACCGCGGTCTCGGCCGGGACGATGATCGTCGGCCGGGCGTGGATCGGCACCGGCGCGGCGCTCGGCCTGGCCTGGACGCTGTGGCTGGCCGGCACCCTGGTCGGCCTGGCCACCACGGTCGTGGTCCCGTACCTGATGATGACCCGGCACGAGCTGCCCGAGGGCAGTGCCGCTCCGGCCTGGCTGCTGGCGATCGTCGCGCCGATGGTCTCGGCCGCGACCGGTCCGCAGCTGATCCCGCACCTGGCGGCCGGCCAGGCGCGCGAGACGATGCTGCTGGGCTGCTACGCGATGTTCGGCATCAGCCTGCTGGCGACGATGATCATCCTGCCGGTGGTCTTCGCCAAGCTGGTGCACCACAAGGTCGGGGCGGCCATCGCGGCCCCCGGCCTGTTCCTGGTCCTCGGCCCGCTCGGGCAGTCGGTGACCGCGGTGAACAACCTAGCCGACGTCGCGCACGGTGCCGTCAGCCCGCAGCTGGCGGCCGCCCTGAAGCCGTTCGCCGTGATCTACGGCGTGCCGGTGCTGGGCTTCGCGATGATCTGGCTGCTCATGGCGCTGCTGGTGGTCGCGGACGTGGCCAAGCGCGGTCTGCCGTTCGCGATGACCTGGTGGGCGTTCACCTTCCCGGTGGGGACCTGTGTGACCGGGGCCACGGGGCTGTGGCGGCACACCGGTCTGGCCGCGTACGCCTGGCTCGCCTGCGCGCTGTATGTGCTGCTGGTCGGCGCGTGGGCCGTCACGGCGGTCCGCACGGCGCGCGGCGCGGCCTCCGGCGAGCTGCTCCTCGGCCGGGCGGAAGCACACATAACCGCCGGTAGACTGGGGATCACCGCCACCCAATAG
- a CDS encoding phosphoribosylaminoimidazolesuccinocarboxamide synthase: MITGLNHLASGKIRDLYAVGDDLLLVASDKISAYDFVLEQEIPDKGRILTQLSMWWFRQLADLVPNHVISADVDEFPAELAPYKEELRGRSMLCRKLAMIPVECVARGYLTGSGLAEYERNRTANGVPLPPGLVDGSRLDRPIFTPAMKAEIGEHDENVTFDEMAERIADPELAAHLKDVTLAVYSRAREIAEERGIILADTKFEFGRLRGGTLVLADEVLTPDSSRFWPADEWKPGRAQPSFDKQFVRDWLSSPASGWDRASDTPPPALPEEVVQATRARYVEAYERLTGVKFD; this comes from the coding sequence GTGATCACCGGCCTGAACCACCTCGCCAGCGGCAAGATCCGCGACCTGTACGCGGTGGGCGACGATCTCCTGCTCGTCGCCTCCGACAAGATCTCCGCCTACGACTTCGTGCTGGAGCAAGAGATCCCGGACAAGGGCCGGATCCTGACCCAGCTGTCGATGTGGTGGTTCAGGCAGCTCGCCGACCTGGTGCCGAACCATGTGATCAGCGCCGACGTGGACGAGTTCCCGGCCGAGCTCGCGCCCTACAAGGAGGAGCTGCGGGGCCGCTCGATGCTCTGCCGCAAGCTGGCCATGATCCCGGTGGAGTGCGTGGCGCGCGGCTACCTGACCGGCTCCGGGCTCGCCGAGTACGAGCGGAACCGGACCGCGAACGGCGTGCCGCTGCCCCCCGGTCTGGTCGACGGCTCCCGGCTGGACCGGCCGATCTTCACCCCGGCGATGAAGGCCGAGATCGGGGAGCACGACGAGAACGTCACCTTCGACGAGATGGCCGAGCGGATCGCCGACCCGGAGCTGGCCGCGCATCTGAAGGACGTGACGCTGGCCGTCTACTCGCGGGCCCGCGAGATCGCCGAGGAGCGCGGAATCATCCTGGCCGACACCAAGTTCGAGTTCGGGCGGCTGCGCGGCGGGACCCTGGTCCTGGCCGACGAGGTGCTGACCCCGGACTCGTCCCGCTTCTGGCCGGCCGACGAGTGGAAGCCGGGCCGTGCGCAGCCGTCCTTCGACAAGCAGTTCGTGCGCGACTGGCTCAGCTCCCCGGCCTCGGGCTGGGACCGCGCGTCCGACACCCCGCCGCCGGCCCTGCCGGAGGAGGTCGTGCAGGCCACCCGGGCCCGCTACGTCGAGGCCTACGAACGGCTCACCGGAGTGAAGTTCGACTAG
- a CDS encoding ABC transporter permease codes for MLRRNLRHMQRYPSLTLMVTLMPLVFLLLFVYVFGGTLGSGLGSGTPAGVHGGRAAYAAYVAPAIIVMAVAAAAQGTAIAVAQDMTEGIIARFRTMAVARSSVLTGHVVGATIQTMIGIVVVTGAAIAVGFRPHANAAEWFAALGVVLLLTLAVTWLCVGLGLSAKSVETASNSPMFLMLLPFLSSGFVPTDSLPAGVRWFSEYEPFTPVNETLRGLLTGTRIGGDLVVTLAWCVGIGVVSYAWSRRLYEREPKAG; via the coding sequence ATGCTGCGCCGCAACCTGCGCCACATGCAGCGCTACCCGTCGCTGACCCTCATGGTCACCCTGATGCCCCTGGTCTTCCTGCTCCTGTTCGTCTACGTCTTCGGCGGCACGCTCGGCTCCGGCCTCGGCAGCGGCACCCCGGCCGGCGTGCACGGCGGCCGCGCCGCCTACGCCGCGTACGTCGCCCCCGCGATCATCGTGATGGCGGTGGCCGCCGCCGCGCAGGGCACGGCGATCGCCGTCGCGCAGGACATGACCGAGGGCATCATCGCCCGCTTCCGGACCATGGCCGTCGCACGGTCCTCGGTGCTCACCGGGCACGTGGTCGGCGCCACGATCCAGACCATGATCGGCATCGTGGTGGTGACCGGCGCGGCGATCGCCGTGGGCTTCCGTCCGCACGCGAACGCGGCCGAGTGGTTCGCCGCCCTCGGCGTGGTGCTGTTGCTGACCTTGGCCGTCACCTGGCTGTGCGTGGGCCTCGGGCTGTCCGCCAAGAGCGTGGAGACCGCGAGCAACTCGCCGATGTTCCTCATGCTGCTGCCCTTCCTGAGCAGCGGGTTCGTGCCGACCGACTCGCTGCCGGCCGGGGTGCGCTGGTTCTCGGAGTACGAGCCGTTCACGCCGGTCAACGAGACGCTGCGCGGGCTGCTCACCGGGACCCGGATCGGCGGCGACCTGGTCGTCACGCTCGCCTGGTGTGTCGGGATCGGGGTGGTGTCCTACGCCTGGTCGCGGCGGCTGTACGAACGTGAGCCGAAGGCGGGCTGA
- a CDS encoding cell wall-binding repeat-containing protein, whose product MRAQRLSVLAVGALAVLGAAPYTAMSAQAATAAPKGTAAAAAAPATELVVEGQAGDMVTGGFTGVEQGSAYAMTANADLNGGGIPPSSDISFQSIHNGETSDPTSFGFSFHMPSGQQWAVGQTYTNTEGIVYGGGTQPWFYFSQFNTGPCGRPSDEIGAEDDKGTVKIDDLTWTNGPNSQVASMELEFSQSCHGGPATRGLFRFNETGPVPPGAPTGQPLPAGQGTVAPLTFRRGTSIIAAPAGAVDGPRLATVSSESEGRTAWNPLGTRLLYSSDPGLSTVHPDGSGAAPLTEVSGVPGVRTKDSEPAVSWDGSLVVFVQGDGGAVANLVSENTDGTTAGHAYRLPTGPACQQEHSPSFEADGSLIYECVTGDAHSTYRLTGSGASQLIPNSSQPAYSPDVSKIAFVRPDGSGIAQIFTANADGSGVTQVSHDPNGASKPAWSPDGKYLAYANETFHEILEIPAAGGTPVGSIPDADDPDFTPPVLDSHVLREWGADRVGTAIAASQLNFANHGAADGRIPAGAVVLARSDTFADALGGSALAVRTDAPLLITGSAGLDPAVKAEISRVLAPGGKVYLLGGTQALSPAVASALSHYTVVRLAGQTRYGTAVAIAKQINPRPGMVMIATGAQFPDALAAGATGEPVLLTDGGAMPKETLDYLKTLNPDPDTAGGTELVTIGGPGDAALISAYQSGKMPAWPSEISRRKLAGADRYSTSLMVAQDFFAANSNVALATGATWPDALSGGAMIGLRGGPLLLTAPTGVSPAMLSYLHGQSASLYDAFLMGGTVALPNTIAQQVAGVIGLPGHVRVGGAFAAGAETPAGVGTKADTKSGATGSAPAGAPAGSAGRTAHGGEVATVSREG is encoded by the coding sequence ATGCGCGCGCAGAGATTGTCGGTCTTGGCTGTGGGGGCCTTGGCTGTTCTGGGGGCGGCGCCTTACACCGCGATGTCGGCTCAGGCCGCGACTGCCGCACCGAAGGGGACCGCCGCGGCTGCCGCGGCACCCGCGACGGAGTTGGTGGTCGAGGGCCAGGCCGGGGACATGGTCACCGGCGGGTTCACCGGGGTGGAGCAAGGCTCCGCGTACGCGATGACGGCCAATGCCGACCTGAACGGCGGGGGTATTCCGCCGTCGTCCGACATCAGCTTCCAGTCGATCCACAACGGCGAGACCTCGGACCCGACCTCGTTCGGGTTCTCGTTCCACATGCCGTCCGGGCAGCAGTGGGCCGTCGGGCAGACGTACACGAACACCGAGGGCATCGTCTACGGCGGCGGTACCCAGCCCTGGTTCTACTTCAGCCAGTTCAACACCGGGCCGTGCGGGCGCCCGAGCGACGAGATCGGCGCCGAGGACGACAAGGGCACGGTCAAGATCGACGACCTGACCTGGACCAACGGTCCCAACAGCCAGGTCGCCAGCATGGAGTTGGAGTTCAGCCAGTCCTGCCACGGCGGCCCGGCGACCCGCGGCCTGTTCCGCTTCAACGAGACCGGCCCGGTCCCGCCCGGCGCGCCGACCGGGCAGCCGCTGCCCGCCGGCCAGGGCACCGTCGCGCCGCTGACGTTCCGGCGCGGGACGTCGATCATCGCCGCGCCGGCCGGGGCCGTGGACGGGCCCCGGCTCGCGACCGTCTCCTCCGAGTCCGAGGGCCGCACGGCGTGGAACCCGCTGGGGACGCGGCTGCTGTACAGCTCAGACCCGGGCCTGTCGACGGTGCATCCGGACGGCAGCGGTGCCGCGCCGCTGACCGAGGTGTCCGGGGTGCCCGGGGTGCGGACCAAGGACAGCGAGCCGGCGGTGAGCTGGGACGGTTCCCTCGTCGTGTTCGTACAAGGCGACGGCGGCGCTGTGGCGAACCTGGTCTCGGAGAACACCGACGGGACCACGGCCGGCCACGCCTACCGCCTCCCGACCGGCCCCGCCTGCCAGCAGGAGCACAGCCCGAGCTTCGAAGCGGACGGGTCGCTGATCTACGAGTGCGTCACCGGCGACGCGCACTCGACGTACCGCCTCACTGGAAGCGGCGCGAGCCAGCTGATCCCGAACTCTTCGCAGCCGGCGTATTCGCCCGACGTGTCGAAGATCGCCTTCGTGCGGCCGGACGGCAGCGGCATCGCGCAGATCTTCACCGCGAACGCCGACGGCAGCGGGGTCACCCAGGTGTCGCACGACCCGAACGGCGCGAGCAAGCCCGCGTGGTCGCCGGACGGGAAATACCTCGCGTACGCCAACGAGACCTTCCACGAGATCCTCGAGATCCCGGCGGCCGGCGGTACTCCGGTCGGCAGCATCCCCGACGCCGACGACCCGGACTTCACACCGCCGGTCCTCGACTCCCACGTCCTGCGAGAGTGGGGCGCCGACCGCGTCGGGACCGCGATCGCGGCCTCACAGCTGAACTTCGCGAACCACGGCGCCGCCGACGGCCGCATCCCGGCCGGGGCGGTCGTGCTCGCGCGCAGCGACACCTTCGCCGACGCGCTCGGCGGCTCGGCGCTGGCCGTCCGCACTGACGCACCGTTGCTGATCACCGGCTCGGCGGGCCTGGACCCGGCGGTGAAGGCGGAGATCTCGCGCGTGCTGGCGCCCGGCGGGAAGGTGTATCTGCTCGGCGGGACGCAGGCGCTGTCGCCGGCGGTGGCCTCGGCGCTGTCGCACTACACGGTGGTGCGGCTGGCCGGGCAGACCCGCTACGGCACGGCGGTCGCCATCGCCAAGCAGATCAACCCGCGCCCGGGCATGGTGATGATCGCGACCGGCGCGCAGTTCCCGGACGCGCTGGCCGCCGGCGCGACCGGCGAACCGGTGCTGCTGACCGACGGCGGGGCCATGCCGAAGGAGACCTTGGACTACCTCAAGACGCTGAACCCGGACCCGGACACGGCCGGCGGCACCGAACTGGTCACCATCGGCGGACCGGGCGACGCGGCCCTGATCTCGGCCTACCAGAGCGGCAAGATGCCGGCCTGGCCGTCGGAGATCTCGCGGCGCAAGCTGGCCGGCGCGGACCGGTACTCGACGTCCCTGATGGTCGCGCAGGACTTCTTCGCCGCGAACTCCAACGTGGCCCTGGCCACCGGTGCCACCTGGCCGGACGCCCTGTCCGGCGGCGCGATGATCGGCCTGCGCGGCGGCCCGCTGCTGCTGACGGCGCCCACCGGCGTCAGCCCGGCGATGCTGTCGTACCTGCACGGTCAGTCGGCGAGCTTGTACGACGCGTTCCTGATGGGCGGCACCGTGGCGCTGCCGAACACGATCGCTCAGCAGGTCGCCGGGGTGATCGGACTACCGGGGCACGTGCGCGTCGGCGGCGCGTTCGCGGCGGGCGCCGAGACGCCGGCCGGGGTCGGGACGAAGGCTGACACGAAGAGCGGTGCGACTGGTTCCGCGCCGGCCGGTGCCCCGGCAGGTTCGGCGGGGCGGACGGCGCACGGCGGTGAGGTGGCGACGGTGTCCCGCGAGGGGTGA
- a CDS encoding ABC transporter ATP-binding protein, which translates to MDELAIRARGLRKSFGAKTVLDGMDLSVPAGTILALLGPNGAGKTTAVHLLTTYLRPDAGDIRIAGYDLAADPQAVRRSIGVTGQFSAVDGYLTGRENLMLMADLHLLPRPAGRRRAEDLLERFELTEAAGKPAATYSGGMKRKLDLAMTLVGDPKVIFLDEPTTGLDPRSRRVMWDIIRGLVAEGTTILLTTQYLDEADQLAHRVAVLDDGRVVAEGMPAELKTRIPGGHIELTFADRAALDAAALVLVPTGRDDDALTLQLAGDGRVGTLRTLLRQLDDASVEVEALAVHTPDLDDVFFALTGKKGA; encoded by the coding sequence ATGGACGAGCTCGCGATCCGGGCCCGCGGCCTGCGCAAGTCCTTCGGCGCGAAGACCGTGCTGGACGGCATGGATCTGAGCGTGCCGGCCGGGACCATCCTGGCCCTGCTGGGCCCGAACGGGGCCGGCAAGACCACCGCCGTCCACCTCCTGACCACCTACCTGCGCCCCGACGCCGGGGACATCCGGATCGCGGGGTACGACCTCGCGGCCGATCCGCAGGCGGTGCGCCGGTCGATCGGGGTGACCGGGCAGTTCTCCGCCGTCGACGGCTATCTGACCGGGCGCGAGAACCTGATGCTGATGGCCGATCTGCACCTGCTGCCCAGGCCGGCGGGGCGGCGGCGGGCCGAGGACCTGCTGGAGCGCTTCGAGCTGACCGAGGCGGCCGGCAAGCCGGCGGCCACCTACTCCGGGGGGATGAAGCGCAAGCTCGACCTGGCGATGACGCTGGTCGGGGACCCGAAGGTGATCTTCCTCGACGAGCCGACGACGGGCCTGGACCCGCGCAGCCGCCGGGTCATGTGGGACATCATCCGCGGGCTGGTCGCGGAGGGGACGACCATCCTGCTGACGACCCAGTACCTGGACGAAGCCGATCAGCTCGCGCACCGGGTCGCGGTGCTGGACGACGGGCGCGTCGTCGCCGAGGGGATGCCGGCCGAGCTCAAGACCCGGATCCCGGGCGGGCACATCGAGCTGACCTTCGCCGACCGCGCCGCGCTCGACGCCGCCGCGCTGGTCCTCGTGCCGACCGGCCGCGACGACGACGCGCTCACCCTGCAGCTGGCCGGCGACGGCCGGGTCGGCACCCTGCGGACCCTGCTGCGGCAGCTGGACGACGCCTCGGTCGAGGTCGAGGCGCTGGCCGTGCACACCCCGGACCTCGACGACGTGTTCTTCGCGCTGACCGGCAAGAAAGGAGCCTGA
- the purL gene encoding phosphoribosylformylglycinamidine synthase subunit PurL, producing the protein MSTGNSSENVFDTTDVFVDTAVAFDTVAKASETPDVKQPYRELGMTEDEYLRVREILGRRPSSSELAMYSVMWSEHCSYKSSRVHLKQFGEKAPKTAALLVGPGENAGVVDVGEGLAVTFKVESHNHPSYVEPYQGAATGVGGIVRDILTMGARPIGVMDPLRFGPADAPDTARVLPGVVAGIGGYGNCLGVPNIGGEIVFDPCYLGNPLVNALCVGVMRADEIKLAKAPGPGNQVILFGARTGGDGIGGASVLASATFDEDGPAKRPSVQVGDPFMEKVLIECCLEIFAADLVVGIQDLGAAGLTCSTTELAAAGTGGMDVRLDAAPLRDSTLTPEEVLMSESQERMMAVVEPAKVEAFLAVCDKWDVTATALGEVTDTGRLRMWWHGELIVDVPPRTLAHEGPVYNRPFARPEWQDALQADVPTAERLKRPGGAEELRETLLRLVGSPNLADKTWAVEQYDHRVQGNTVLGHGEDSGMVRLDAALPGTTLGVALSTDGNGRFTKLDPYQGAQLALAEAYRNVAATGAKPLAVTDCLNFGSPEDPDVMWQFAEACRGLADACLELGTPVTGGNVSFYNQTGDVNIHPTPVVGVLGVIDDVDRRTRGAFEREGEILLLLGDTRDEFGGSEWAHEVHGHLGGLPPRLDLRREKVLGEVLIAGSRDGMLSAAHDLSDGGLAQAVVEGCLRGGHGARLVLPETDAEGGTLDPFVALFSESAGRALVAVPRSEELRFTDMCVARGLPVARVGVVDGDSLEVQGQFTVPLAELRAAHEAPFRKLFGHSVVDA; encoded by the coding sequence ATGAGCACCGGCAACTCCTCCGAGAACGTGTTCGACACGACGGACGTCTTCGTGGACACCGCCGTCGCTTTCGACACCGTCGCGAAGGCCTCTGAGACGCCGGACGTGAAGCAGCCGTACCGCGAACTCGGCATGACCGAGGACGAGTACCTGCGCGTCCGCGAGATCCTGGGCCGCCGTCCCAGCTCCTCGGAGCTGGCCATGTACTCGGTCATGTGGTCCGAGCACTGCTCGTACAAGTCCTCCCGGGTGCACCTGAAGCAGTTCGGCGAGAAGGCCCCGAAGACCGCCGCGCTGCTGGTCGGCCCGGGCGAGAACGCCGGCGTCGTGGACGTCGGCGAGGGCCTGGCCGTCACCTTCAAGGTCGAGTCGCACAACCACCCCTCCTACGTCGAGCCCTACCAGGGCGCGGCGACCGGGGTCGGCGGCATCGTCCGCGACATCCTCACCATGGGCGCCCGCCCGATCGGCGTCATGGACCCGCTGCGCTTCGGCCCGGCCGACGCCCCGGACACCGCGCGGGTGCTGCCCGGCGTGGTGGCCGGCATCGGCGGCTACGGCAACTGCCTGGGCGTGCCGAACATCGGCGGCGAGATCGTCTTCGACCCCTGCTACCTGGGCAACCCGCTGGTCAACGCGCTGTGCGTGGGGGTCATGCGGGCCGACGAGATCAAGCTGGCCAAGGCCCCGGGCCCGGGCAACCAGGTGATCCTGTTCGGCGCCCGCACCGGCGGCGACGGCATCGGCGGCGCCTCGGTGCTGGCCAGCGCCACCTTCGACGAGGACGGCCCGGCCAAGCGCCCCAGCGTGCAGGTCGGCGACCCGTTCATGGAGAAGGTGCTCATCGAGTGCTGCCTGGAGATCTTCGCGGCCGACCTGGTCGTGGGCATCCAGGACCTGGGCGCGGCCGGGCTCACCTGCTCCACCACCGAGCTGGCCGCGGCCGGCACCGGCGGCATGGACGTGCGGCTGGACGCCGCGCCGCTGCGCGACTCGACGCTGACCCCTGAGGAAGTCCTCATGTCGGAGTCGCAGGAGCGGATGATGGCCGTGGTCGAACCGGCCAAGGTCGAGGCGTTCCTGGCGGTCTGCGACAAGTGGGACGTCACCGCCACCGCGCTCGGCGAGGTCACCGATACCGGCCGGCTGCGCATGTGGTGGCACGGCGAGCTGATCGTGGACGTGCCGCCGCGGACCCTGGCGCACGAGGGCCCGGTGTACAACCGGCCGTTCGCGCGTCCGGAGTGGCAGGACGCGCTGCAGGCCGACGTGCCGACCGCCGAGCGCCTCAAGCGCCCGGGAGGAGCCGAGGAGCTGCGCGAGACCCTGCTCCGGCTGGTCGGCTCGCCGAACCTGGCGGACAAGACCTGGGCCGTGGAGCAGTACGACCACCGCGTCCAGGGCAACACGGTCCTCGGGCACGGCGAGGACTCCGGGATGGTCCGGCTGGACGCCGCGCTGCCGGGCACCACCCTCGGCGTGGCGCTGTCCACCGACGGCAACGGCCGGTTCACCAAGCTCGACCCCTACCAGGGCGCGCAGCTGGCGCTGGCCGAGGCCTACCGCAACGTGGCGGCCACCGGCGCCAAGCCGCTGGCCGTCACCGACTGCCTGAACTTCGGCTCGCCGGAGGACCCGGACGTCATGTGGCAGTTCGCCGAGGCCTGCCGCGGTCTGGCCGACGCCTGCCTGGAGCTGGGGACCCCGGTCACCGGCGGCAACGTGTCGTTCTACAACCAGACCGGCGACGTGAACATCCACCCGACCCCGGTGGTCGGCGTGCTCGGGGTGATCGACGACGTCGACCGCCGCACCCGCGGCGCCTTCGAGCGCGAGGGCGAGATCCTGCTGCTGCTCGGCGACACCCGCGACGAGTTCGGCGGCTCGGAGTGGGCCCACGAGGTCCACGGCCACCTCGGCGGCCTGCCCCCGCGCCTGGACCTGCGCCGCGAGAAGGTGCTCGGCGAGGTGCTGATCGCCGGCTCGCGCGACGGCATGCTCTCGGCGGCGCACGACCTGTCCGACGGCGGCCTGGCCCAGGCGGTCGTGGAGGGCTGCCTGCGCGGCGGCCACGGCGCCCGCCTGGTCCTGCCGGAGACGGACGCCGAGGGCGGCACGCTGGACCCGTTCGTCGCCCTGTTCTCGGAGTCGGCGGGGCGCGCGCTGGTCGCGGTGCCGCGCAGCGAGGAACTGCGGTTCACCGACATGTGCGTGGCGCGCGGGCTGCCCGTGGCGCGCGTGGGCGTCGTGGACGGGGACTCCCTGGAGGTGCAGGGGCAGTTCACGGTGCCGCTGGCCGAGCTGCGGGCGGCGCACGAGGCACCGTTCCGGAAGCTGTTCGGGCACTCGGTGGTCGACGCCTGA
- a CDS encoding DUF4097 domain-containing protein has product MSRTSTFNTPSAIDIALDLYVADVRIAASERADTVVEVRPSDPDKAADIKAAENTRVEYDEATGTLTVVTRKPRNRFVNFSSRRPESIDLLIEVPAESDVRGEAEIGEFESVGVLGTFQLKTGVGGVRLAQTGPVDLRSGVGEISVEEISGAATVTCGSGVIRLRAVDGAAEVTNSNGKVQVGLVTGPATVKSANGGVYVERALSDLTASTSNGEVRIGEVVRGKVTATSKNGYVEVGVREGSAAWLDLSSQVGRVHNELDAAEEPAPGEPVDKVEIHASTKLGEVTVRRAPRLDEE; this is encoded by the coding sequence ATGTCCCGGACCTCCACCTTCAACACGCCCTCCGCGATCGACATCGCGCTGGACCTCTACGTCGCCGACGTCCGCATCGCCGCCTCCGAGCGCGCCGACACCGTCGTCGAGGTGCGGCCCAGCGACCCGGACAAGGCCGCCGACATCAAGGCCGCCGAGAACACGCGCGTCGAGTACGACGAGGCGACCGGCACGCTCACCGTCGTCACCCGCAAGCCGCGCAACCGCTTCGTCAACTTCAGCAGCAGGCGGCCGGAGTCGATCGACCTGCTCATCGAAGTGCCGGCCGAGTCCGACGTGCGGGGGGAGGCCGAGATCGGCGAGTTCGAGTCGGTCGGCGTGCTCGGCACCTTCCAGCTCAAGACCGGCGTCGGCGGTGTGCGGCTGGCCCAGACCGGGCCGGTGGACCTGCGCTCCGGGGTCGGCGAGATCTCGGTCGAGGAGATCAGCGGCGCGGCCACGGTGACCTGCGGGTCCGGGGTCATCCGGCTCCGCGCCGTGGACGGCGCGGCCGAGGTGACCAACAGCAACGGCAAGGTGCAGGTCGGCCTGGTGACCGGGCCGGCGACGGTGAAGTCCGCGAACGGCGGGGTGTACGTCGAGCGCGCGCTGTCCGACCTGACCGCCTCCACGTCCAACGGCGAGGTGCGGATCGGCGAGGTGGTGCGTGGCAAGGTGACCGCCACCTCCAAGAACGGCTACGTCGAGGTCGGGGTCCGGGAGGGCAGCGCGGCCTGGCTGGACCTGAGCTCCCAGGTCGGCCGGGTCCACAACGAGCTCGACGCCGCCGAGGAGCCGGCGCCCGGCGAGCCCGTCGACAAGGTCGAGATCCACGCCAGCACCAAGCTCGGCGAGGTCACCGTCCGCCGCGCGCCGCGCCTGGACGAGGAGTGA